The genomic DNA GGGAAGCTCCTCTCGCGGGCTTCGTCCTTCGATCTCCTCAGGAGCCGCTATAACCAGTGGAGCGAGTACATGATCCTGAAGACAGGTCAGAAAGTAGAGGAGCCAGTGCACTCCATAAGGCTCTACAGCCTCTGCGAGCTTGCCGGCAGGCTCGCAGGAGCGGGCTTTTCCATCGCCCATGCCTTCGGCGATTACGAGGGATCGGAATACACCATCATCTCCGAGGAGATGGTGGTCTTCGCGAAGAAAGAGGGTTGAGGGGACCTCGAGCCCTTCTGATAGACGAGGAAGGGGGGGCCTTCCGAGAGTGAGCCGAAAGTAAAGGTGAGTTCGTAAGGCGC from Candidatus Eremiobacterota bacterium includes the following:
- a CDS encoding HNH endonuclease signature motif containing protein, with the protein product IRRSQGGTDDEWNLIVLCEACHLHLLHDLRTLAVRGRAPYELTFTFGSLSEGPPFLVYQKGSRSPQPSFFAKTTISSEMMVYSDPS